The Elaeis guineensis isolate ETL-2024a chromosome 5, EG11, whole genome shotgun sequence DNA segment ACTAGCCGGTCCATAATTCCCGATGCTAGGTCATGGGAAGCTCTCCTGGTAGGGTTCAAGTTGAGTTGCCCGGAAGTTTCAGTTGATTTGGAGGACATCAGTTTGGAACCATCATCTTGCTGAAGCCTCTGAATCTCTTTTGGTTGTGATTATTTGTGATTACATAATAATGGCAGCCATATTTGGTAACTATCATCGATGTTCAACGAAGTACTCTGCCAGCCAACTGGTTGTCTTGGACCTAGAGCATGAAAGGTTCAAATTAAGTTGTACAAACCTAAACTGATCTTGAATAATTTATCAGCAATTATCATAGGCTTCTAATCCCCTTCAGCATTTCAATGTTTAGATGTATGGGGTGGTGCAATATTCTGATGGACATTAAAAATAATTACCTTGACAAAATCAGAAATTCTCTTCATAAATAATGCATTTGACGCATGGGAGAATTCTTTTCATGTACAGTGGAATGGCAAGCCAGTCtttgatattcaaggctaggatgGGGTTTCTGATCATCACTTTTAAAATCCAACTGCTAACAAACTGTGTAAACTGAATCTGTCTTTGAAGATGCTTCAGTATTATTTTTAACAATATCCAGTGATTATTTTTAGAAAGATGAAATAGAAGGTTATGTGGGCCAGATTATGCTATGGCTTGATATTTGCTTGACTGACAGTAGTTTGTACTGCCATCTGTATATAGTTCAGATACATTGGGGTGCAATCTTCTGTGCTGGTTGATTTCTTGTGCTTGTGAATTGATTGTGGCAGATTGACATCTAATCTTCTTGTAATTTGGTCCATATTATAGCATCGAAGATCAGAACTCTGGTATTATGCGGACAATAATGAGACAATTCTGTGATTTGAGAGAAGAATTAGGTCTGTCGGGCATTCCTTGTCATGTGAATGAAAGGAAAACATTCCTTCTAGACCCAGAACCTGTTCAGTCCAGTGGTTATTTCTGCTTCAGTCTGAAAATTAGGTGAATGGCTTggtatgtatattttaattatgtATGTAACTGTGTTTCAATCTGAATTGACCAATCAATAGATATTCCAATGTATTGGATTTGAACTAAAATAATAGTGCTTGTTGGTTTTAAATGTCATTAGGAAGACTATTTTTGTAGCTGTATAGCTCAGaagaaagatttgaaaagaaaaaaaaatgttggcATCTCATGAATCATGAAAAAGATGAACCTTCAGATTGGTTGCttttgtattatattgattgttaTCAATGCTCTGACATTAGATCCTCCACTACAAGCTCATACATGAAATATGAATAACTTCATGCTTTTCAGCGCTTCATTAGCCACTGAGAAGTACATTTGGCCTTGTTTTGATTCTAGAGGCTGATTTTGgaaaacgaaaaagaaaaagttaCAGATCTCAGTTGGCAAAAGATTCATAAGATTAACCAATATGGTGGAATTCCTACGTTCTACATGCAAAGCAAACATTGGTGCCAGCAGAAGTATGTTCACAGTGATGATCATCATACAAATCCTTTCTTTCCAAACCTCGGCACCTACAACCCTTCtgtagaaaaggaaaaaggaaaaaaaaggttaTAAAAATCTGGATCCAAACTTGTACATGCAAATTCTGACCATAGAAAGATTCCCGATTTCCTGCTGATCTCCATTATTTGATAAGAATCTTCTCTCCTTGAGGGTCTAAGAAAACACTGGTTGGTTACATATTATCATCCTCTGGGCATCTTCATTTACATCCTAGAGTCCAGCTAGTAGTATAATGGGGCTTTCAGAAAGAAAGTTTTAGGGCTCATCCTATATTTTAACCTAAAGAATCTGAAAGCCCATACCTTCTACACGGTTCTTCCATATCCATCCTCATTTCCCCCCAGTCTGATGGCATTAAGCTATTCAGCTATCCAGCAGACAGCCAATTCTGACATGTTTGCTTCAGCAAATCACACGCTTGCAAAATGGTTGATCTCCAAATGGTACACCGAGGTTTAAACACCGATATGTTTTGTTTAAAATTAGCCTTCTTAAGCAGCACAGTGGTGGCAGTAGATGCGCAAAACGAAGTATTCTTGATTTGCTGCAACCCATAATTACATAATTGTAGCAACAGCTCCCAAGCATCCTTTGGTTTTGTTCTTTGTTGGTTGAGgaaggggaaaaggatgggactTGAAGTACCTTCATCTCCAGAATATTGGAAGCCTTCATTCTTTAGTTTCTTATAATAGTTTGATTTTGCATTTTCATCTACCAACATTTTGCAGGCCTGACTTTTATTTTGCCATTTACTGTGTCTGCATGCCTTCTAAACTTCCTTTTCTTCCATTTTCATCCTCATGTTCTCTTCGTCCTCCGGTCTTGCAACTTCAGCATAAACATTAGACAACAGCACATAGGGATCATCATTCTTCGGCATCAACTTAAGGGTCTGCTAAGCAGCCAGTACATCTCTCTCTATTCCCATAAATCCAACAACCATTTAATAAAGATCTCCAATTGCAGGCCAAGTTTCAGATATCATGTTTGTAATCACATCTTTGGCCTTCTCAATAAGTGCAAGAAGATCAATGAACCAAGCAAATTATCCTTGGAAGCATGCATCCCGTAAACTGAGCTTATTGAGTCGATGAAATATTGCCCTCACTCCACTAGATCTAGATGACTACAAGCTGATATAACAGCCACGTGTGTCGCACGAGTAGGACATAAGCTAGCACACCATCTTCCCAAAGAGCTCAACAGCCTGTGTGATTAGGCCATGATGTGAACAAGCTGTTATCATGGTATTAAAGAGAACTGGCATCATCATCTCTTGAAACACTATCAAAAGCCTGCTTAGAGCTACTGCTTTCTCCACCGTTAGCACTGCCATCTTTAACAGCACTTGCTACACTGAAATGCTTTTCATATCCTGTATCGATTACATGTGAATGGATACATTTACTTTGGTCAATCAGAGCAACATTAGTACATGCATTCATGGCACTGCCTAAGCTGAACTCATCAGGCTTCTCACCTGTTTCTCTCGAGCTATTTAGAAGTGAAAGGGCTTCATTGTGAAAGCCTTGTCTTGAAATAAAAGCCCCCAAGACACCAACTCCAGAGTCCTGATTTCTTGGAGAATTTTAAAAGAATTTTCAACCAGTCAAAAACTTGCGTGAGCTTTTTTAATGAATTGCAAACAAAGATGAAAGAATCAAAGCCAGACTTGATGACTTGGTCATGGATCTGTTCACCACTTTTCTGATCTTGAATTCCTTGACAAGGATCCAGGACATTTACATATGTGAATTCATCTGCTTCAATGCCCAACTCAACCACACTATGGAAAAGTTGTAATGCCACCAAGCCATACCCATTAAGGTTATAACCTTGAATCATCTCATTTCCATGTGATGAGATTTCTAGCAGCAAGGTGTTACCGAACAAGAAATATACATTAGCCACCACAGCACACTTAGAGAACATATCTATAAGCGAGTGATGACAAGGATATCGTTCAAGTATCCGAGATAAGCAAAGCAAAACAACTGAAGTCCTAGTGAAAGATCATCTTTAacaccacataatatgaataTAACAAAGAAGATAACTTGGTTTGGCTTCAAACTAGTTCATAATATATTAGAAAATGAATTTGCAAAGCCCCCTATAACAGTATTCCGTGATACTGTATCCTTTTCTGGTGTTTTACTGAAGGCCTTCACTGCAGACTCCTGCATAACTATCCAAAAATACATATCAGCAAGATAATTCATCACTCAAGTATTCGATTCAAACTCATTCTGAATGATCAAGAAGCATATTTTGTCACCCAAAACTTACCATCGTCAAACACCTTTTCAGAGCACTAACGTGAACGAGTCTGCAATTAATCCTTGATGGTGCATGATAATTATAGTTCTCATTGCAACATAGCCACAACCATTTAGTGCATGCCCCTCTGCCATTGCATTAAAACAAGCCAAACCTCTATAGTCTATACACTCAAACACAAGCTCTGCAGCTTCAATGTTTTCCAAAACCTGGCACGCATCAATAGAAGTGAATCATCAACAAAATCGTTTCCTCAAACCAAAGTAAAAAGCAACTGAGTGAACGCAATGACCAATTTAATGGCCCGGATCCATACGCATGCACTCAAGACATTGGTGACGGTGAATTCATTGACATAAAATTAGGACCTTATCACCTCCATATACAGCTCTAGACCCATTTGGTATTCATTGCTTTGAACCAATCCAGAGATCATGGAAGTCTCCAAGATAAGATTCTTATCAGCCATTTCATCAAACATCTTGAGTGCACGGCATAAAATTGCGCATTTAGAACACGTTGCTATCAAGTTAGTCTGAGAGATTTCTTTGAAAAAACCAAGCTTGATGATTTGATCATGGATTTGAGTTTCCAGAAAACATTAATATGGGCTTTTTTTTGTGGCCAGAGATGGTCCGGGCTAGAGATGGTCCGGGCAAAGTTATAGCAAAGGAGATCTGGCCTCGGTTCACCGGACCGATAAATTTTCAGAGCATTATGACATTATCCGTGGCATTTGAAGCCTTTGGCTGGAACAAGCTTTGCGTCGCCTGTTCATGCCTAAATGGATGGGTAAAAAGGGTAAGTGAATGTTGGGATGTCTGCTTAGAACATCATCATTATAAGATCTTTTTGATACCACTTaatgcagtaaaaaaaaaaaaaaaatagaaacacaatcaaatatatggatcagtcAAAATACTCATCTCCACAGGGCATGTAAGCTTcactctgaaaaaaaaaattacaagagaaaaTCACACCCTTAATCCTCTTACACCCAATCTTTCTCTCACAAGAAACTCTCTTTTACAAAAGCTCACTCTCTCAAGGAGACTCTTTGAACGCCTAAAACGATCGCTGTCCGTTGCCTGACAGTCTGCCTAAAGTTCTTTGCTCCTATTCTCTATCGGCGCCTTTTCAGGATCTGCTGCCTGACTCTTGTCTCTTGGCTACTGCACATAAGTCTCCATTGAACTCACCACAGGCCACAGGTGCTCTCTATTTCGCCACAAGCCTCTTAAAGGCCAAAATCCATGTTCAATCCCAAGTTCAAAGTGTAACAGGACTCTTGGTAGCACTCCAAAACctcctgaaccatcggatcaCACCCATAAGTCCCCAGCCGTTGTTCGATCGCGCGTTTGGTCACCCAGTCCACAAAGATCCCCAAAGACCACGAGAAATGCCCTCTGAAATG contains these protein-coding regions:
- the LOC114914226 gene encoding pentatricopeptide repeat-containing protein At2g34400-like; the protein is MFSKCAVVANVYFLFGNTLLLEISSHGNEMIQGYNLNGYGLVALQLFHSVVELGIEADEFTYVNVLDPCQGIQDQKSGEQIHDQVIKNQDSGVGVLGAFISRQGFHNEALSLLNSSRETGEKPDEFSLGSAMNACTNVALIDQSKCIHSHVIDTGYEKHFSVASAVKDGSANGGESSSSKQAFDSVSRDDDASSL